The nucleotide window TTTTTAACGGTGATGCGTTTTTGTACCACGTCACTTCTAAAATCCATTTGCAGCTCTATTAATAACTCAAGTCCTGCAACGTCGTCTTGAAGCCTAAATGTTGCACTGTTATCGTCGTGTTCAATGGATTTGGTTTTGAATACTGGCGCCCAGTCATTGCCATTTCTATGCCCATCAATTCCCGGCGCATTGAAGTGACCACTACCTAGTTCTGGACATAGTGAAAGTGGGACATCAACATCGAGACGAGCCTGAGAAATAGGGCGCTCTGTTGATAACATTAAATCTGGATCGATTTGCGCGATCTTTGCTCCCCAATGAAGGATTTCAGGAACACGATCAACTTTAATAATCATGCTGTGATTCTTGGATTTTAGGTGAACGATTCTTTGCATTTTATTTTCCTGTTTACGCAAACATTCAATTTAAAAATAATAATGCGCTTATTAAGTTGAATTTCGACATAACTGCCATTTAAGTGTGATCTAGAGGAGGATTTTGAGTTTAAATTTGTGCCATGGATCGATTGTTTTCGGAAACATTAATTGATGTTTGTGTGACACTGTTCACGAGGGGGGACGCTTGAATTTGTTATCGTAGATGAAAAATAAAAATTGGAGAACACCATGGCTGTTACTTTTAAAGATGTCGCACGTTTAGCGGGGGTTTCAACACAAACTGTATCACGTGTAACCAATGGTGCAGATAACGTGGCGGAAGAAACTCGTAAACGAGTGAATAATGCGATCAAAAAGCTTGGCTACGTGCCGAACAAAGGTGCACAAATGCTTAGCCGAGCCAAATCACGCATTATCGGCATTGTCTCTTTGGATATATCGCTGCATGGTGTGGCATTAATCGCCAACGGCATTCGTAACCAAGCTCACGAGATGGGTTATGCGACTGCGCTGACAGTATTAAGTGAAAATTCCATAGATGAATTTCGAGGAGCAATTCGAGAACTGATCGCTCAACAAGTTGATGTCATTATTATCAATGCGCCCGTAGCACGAGATACGGCGGAGTGCCTTGTCGAGCAGTTCAGTCAACTCACAATGGTATTTATTGATGTTCCTGAGGGGACATTGGTTAATCACGTAAGTTGTGACCACAAAACGGGAGCGTACCTCGCCGTATCTCATTTGATTAATCAAAAGCGCGAAGCTTTTGTGTGTATTTCAGGGCCAGAAGCATCGACGGCCTCGATGCTACGATACAAAGAATGGGGGGCCCAAATCCAGCAACATGGGCTTACACTAGCTGCTTTCTACGAGGGTGATTGGCAAGCCGCCAGTGGCTACAATGCAATTAAAGATGCAGTGCTAAAAGGTATATCTTTTGATGCGGTCTTAGTCGCCAATGACCAGATGGCGCTGGGCGTATTGTGTGCGCTTTCCGAAGTGAGCATTAATGTTCCTAAAACCGTGTCCGTAGTTGGGTTTGATGGTATTCAGGACAGTCAATTTTTCTCACCTCCTTTGACAACGGTTAAACAAGACTTTAACGAACTCGGGCGTAAGGCGGTCAAATTGGTCCTAAGCCAGGTGGAGAAGGGAGCGGGAATTATCTCTGAAGTATTGCCCGTTAGTTTGGTGGTGAGGCAAAGTTCAGGTGAAAAATTGAATGCTTTGTATGATAAGCAGTCAGTGCTTAATTATCTGGAAAACATTCGTCGCCTATTGCCCTAACGCGGAGATTTACATTCAGGAACAGTTTTTATGAAGAAAAATCACCCACCAATGAACGTGAGCATTGGTGGGAATGGCCCAAGGAGGGAGTAGCGTCGGCCATATGTAACTTGTTTATATTTGATAACAAGCACTGTTTTTTCTTCAAATTAACAGTCACGAAAAATGAAGATAATATTAGTTGATTAGTCTTTGCGTTTCGCTCTTGCTTTTAATTAGTTAAATGCACGAGCTAATGTGCCGTTCCCTTCGCACAAATACTTAACGGAATGACTGCTGACAAAGACGGATTCTCCTGCTTTTAGATGTATTTGATCCTGCTGGTTGGAAATGGTCACATTTCCTTCAATACAAAATAGAATCTCTGGACTGCGAACGAATTGTATGATGTTTTGATTTGCGACAGGCACAACTTCAAATCCAAAATCATCAACTGGAATTGGGTAACTTAGTTTTCCGTTTTTATGGATGGGATCAAGTTTTATATGTGCTGGATCAATGGGTATAAACGTCGTATTTTCAATCAGCTCTGGCACATCTATGTACTTTGTGGTTAAGCCTGCGCGTAGCACGTTATCTGAGTTCGCCATAATCTCTAAGCCGGTGCCTTGAACATAGGCGTGTGGTGTTTCCGCATGCAAAAACATAGCTTCACCAGGTTCAAGCTCAATGGTGTTTAGCATCAATGGTGAAAACAAACCGATATCATCGGCATAGTACTGACGAAAATCTTTAATATAACCATAAGCCTCACGAGCTATAGCTGTTTTTGCTGGGCGCTCAAGACTCGTGTAAAGCTCTTCCAGTGCTTGTTGCTTGCGTTCACCTTCCAGAGACATAATTGCAGAAAAAAAGCCTTTGAGACCGTCACT belongs to Vibrio sp. STUT-A11 and includes:
- a CDS encoding LacI family DNA-binding transcriptional regulator, whose protein sequence is MAVTFKDVARLAGVSTQTVSRVTNGADNVAEETRKRVNNAIKKLGYVPNKGAQMLSRAKSRIIGIVSLDISLHGVALIANGIRNQAHEMGYATALTVLSENSIDEFRGAIRELIAQQVDVIIINAPVARDTAECLVEQFSQLTMVFIDVPEGTLVNHVSCDHKTGAYLAVSHLINQKREAFVCISGPEASTASMLRYKEWGAQIQQHGLTLAAFYEGDWQAASGYNAIKDAVLKGISFDAVLVANDQMALGVLCALSEVSINVPKTVSVVGFDGIQDSQFFSPPLTTVKQDFNELGRKAVKLVLSQVEKGAGIISEVLPVSLVVRQSSGEKLNALYDKQSVLNYLENIRRLLP
- the manA gene encoding mannose-6-phosphate isomerase, class I, encoding MKNLFFKLENTIQNYSWGSRDAIKELFGIENPDNSPQAEIWMGAHPNGCSRKAETHELLSDVINQNKVQSLGNYTKERFGELPFLFKVLAAEMPLSIQVHPSKSKAEMGFTRENEQGIPLNASNRNYKDPNHKPELVYALTFYKAMNGFRPIEQILTLFEQANITTLRAEISALRASPNSDGLKGFFSAIMSLEGERKQQALEELYTSLERPAKTAIAREAYGYIKDFRQYYADDIGLFSPLMLNTIELEPGEAMFLHAETPHAYVQGTGLEIMANSDNVLRAGLTTKYIDVPELIENTTFIPIDPAHIKLDPIHKNGKLSYPIPVDDFGFEVVPVANQNIIQFVRSPEILFCIEGNVTISNQQDQIHLKAGESVFVSSHSVKYLCEGNGTLARAFN